A stretch of Lactuca sativa cultivar Salinas chromosome 6, Lsat_Salinas_v11, whole genome shotgun sequence DNA encodes these proteins:
- the LOC128126859 gene encoding uncharacterized protein LOC128126859 yields MVGKPKNIPLYHQKENINSIWEYGWLEESEKEPEEDPEEESEEEPEEESEGEPVAEAEGGPAEPVVDQEEEEAEGGLEEEPSEDEYGDSNVESEVINPPYPVRVPTYRVGPTGPTPPGVSTFGGGADSRDSDPVRYVTRVL; encoded by the exons ATGGTAGggaaacctaaaaacatacccctttatcaccaaaaagagaacatcaACTCAATCT gggaatacGGATGGTTGGAAGAATCCGAAAAGGAACCTGAAGAGGACCCCGAGGAGGAGTCTGAAGAGGAACCCGAGGAGGAATCCGAAGGGGAACCTGTGGCGGAAGCCGAAGGCGGACCTGCCGAGCCAGTGGTAGAccaggaagaagaggaagccgaAGGAGGTCTTGAGGAGGAACCCAGCGAAGATGAATACGGTGATTCAAACgtagagtccgaagtcatcaacccaccTTATCCGGTTAGGGTGCCCACTTATcgggtgggccccactggtcctacaccccctGGGGTATCgacctttggaggtggagcagatagcagggacagcgaccccgtTCGGTATGTCACGCGAGTTCTATGA